The following DNA comes from Papaver somniferum cultivar HN1 unplaced genomic scaffold, ASM357369v1 unplaced-scaffold_128, whole genome shotgun sequence.
TAAACTTTCTCCTGGATACTCTTCATTTTTCGCCGAAAACTCACTCTGATGTTTGACTTGCTCGTACATTCACTTCTCAGTCAAACTTTTTCTTATAAACCATGTTGAAAACTCATTtttaccacaatcggtagataatgaatatCACAAAACTATCGATTGTAAAAGTAAAGAAATTCGCAGTTTCATTTGGAGAtactatcacaatcggtagatagtGAACATcaataaactaccgattgtaaaagTAGAGAAATTCGAAATTtcattagttttgaaaaaaaaacaaatttagtTATCATAATCGGTATATAATGAACATCACTAGACTACTGATTGTACAATTCAAACAATTTGGTAAGGGGTTGTTACACCCTAATCAATTTGGTACCATCTATTAGCAATCTTGAAAAAAACAAGTACGCGTATCTCACTCGGTGTGAAAGAACACGGTAGGCGGTAGCGTATATGTTCCGCAGTAGTCATGTCAGGCACCATCCCCGAATCTCCCCCTCCCTCTCTGTTTTTTGACCCAGGCAACAGCTTTTTATCCCTTCCTCTCCTTCTCTCTCTTCCCACATTAAATCAAGTCAAGGGTATCAATATCTAGAAAATCTCCACCCAAAATCAACATTCGTTCATCAGAATGGAGGAAGAATCTGAATTATCAATAACAGCTACTACATCTGATATGGTTCCAAAAGATCGAAGATATGAAGCTCTCGGTGAACTCCGAGTAATGCCAGATGAAATCATATGTTCTATTCTTGAATATCTCTCTCCTAATGATGTTGTCCGTATCTCCTGCGTTAGCAGGTAATTCTGATTAAACTGATTTTCTTTTGAACAAGTTattgaaattttttgttttttcttcccGCACATGATTAATTTTTTAAACTGAAATTGTGCTAATTTTTGTTGATTTCACTTTGTGTGTAGTGTGTTGTACATATTGTGTAATGAAGAACCCTTATGGATGACATTATGTCTTAAGGAAGCTAGGGGTCAACTCGAGTATAAAGATTCATGGAAAAAGACCACTTTGCGCCGGTATGTTAACATTTttcattttgtaatttggggaaaCTTCGAAATTTGTGCTAGTTTCTTACCTGTTTGTTTCTATGATTTTTGCTGTTTTGCTAGACAAGGTGTAGCTCATAAATACGTCGAGTATTGCAGGAAACCATTGCATTTTGATGGTAACATATTCTTTTACTTTTACTTAATATTCCTGTATTTTTTGCTGTTACTACCAGCAATTTTGATTGACTGGTATTTTATTGATAcattttgcttttatttcttcaggaTTCAATTCATTTTACCTGTATAGAAGATGGTACAGGAGTAATACCACGTTAGCTGCGTACTCCTTTGATCAAGGATATATAGAAAGAAAGAAGAACCTTTCACTTGAAGAGTTTCAAAATGAGTACGATGTTAAGAAACCGGTAAACATTTTACTATTTGTTGGAATTAGCAGAAGTATCGGTGCAAAACACTAGAGAGTTGCAAAGATGTTTTTTCTTACTTCTAAGGATCATTCATGAAAAAACTCACGTATAGTATAATATTTTACCCTTGTTTCAGGTTCTGCTCACTGAATTGGCTGAAACTTGGCCGGCAAGAAGTTCTTGGACAATGGACAAATTAGTGAAAACTTATGGTGACACAGCATTCAAAATATCTCAAAGGAGCTCCAAGAAAGTCACCATGaaattcaaggattatgtctcaTATATGAATGTGCAGCATGACGAGGATCCTCTTTATATTTTTGATGATAAGGTGCTAATTTTCTCAAAATTTTATCCCTTATCTGGAGCTTTCTGATATTTAGGATATCAGGGAGTACAGAACAATGTGCCTCATTTATTCAGTTTTACTGTCATACAGTTCGGCGAGGTTGCACCGGGTTTGTTGAATGATTATAGTGTTCCTCATCTATTCCAAGAGGACCTTTTCGATGTCTTGGATGGAGACCAACGACCACCATACAGATGGCTAATTATTGGTCCAGAAAGGTCTGGTGCATCTTGGCACGTTGATCCAGGTCTCACTAGTGCTTGGAACACTTTACTATGCGGGCGAAAGAGGTAAGTCTTCTCCACAAGGGCTTAAGTTTTTGTGTAATACTTATTTTGTCTGTGCTATGAACACTCTCTTGTGTGAATGCTCTTTGTATCTCCTAATTGCCATTGGAGATGATAATATGAAAATACGAAACCATGGGTGTATATAAAGGATATTCTTACTTCCCAATGTTTTTGTCCCTAAAGAAAACCGTGTCACTTGAGCAGTGCCTACATTCACTCTGACCAAATTGTATGAACAACTCAGTAAGGGCTTCTTTCTTTCTACGTAATAATTGTACAAGCATTCTTATGTATCTACTTCCACTGCCTACATTTACTCCATTTCATTATTGTACATGTTCAGCATGTTTGACAGACCATTAACATATCGGCTTCACTGTGTCTGTGTTCTTATATATATTTGTGTACGGTCATGTGAAGTACACAACCCCGTTTGAGTCTTTGACATCATTACTGTTTTAGCCCCCATAGTTTCAACCATTTGGTGCAGATATCTCTAATTCAATGACACCTGAAAATTCTCGTTTCCCTCCATTAGCTTTATTTTTGAGGAAcagagaaatcgaacaaaaaGTTTGAAATACTGGTGTTTCTAAAAGGTTTATTTTGGTGCTTGCTTGTTTCGTTTATGTAACAATAATGCTTATAGAGTAATTTGGGAGTTACACTTTTAATAGGTGGGCGTTGTACCCTCCTGGTAGAGTACCTTTGGGAGTTACAGTACATGAAAATGAAGACGATGGTGATATCAATATTGAGACTCCAACATCTCTGCAGGTACTCTAACATTTCCTTGGTATAAGACGCAATTATTAGCTTGTCTTTGGTTCGTTGTAAATCTTATCTAACATTTTCTTTTACGTGATCACAGTGGTGGCTAGATTTTTATCCCCTGCTTGCAGATCACGACAAGCCAATTGAGTGTACTCAGCTACCTGGAGAGACAATATTTGTCCCAAGTGGATGGTGGCATTGTGTACTAAACTTGGAAGCCACTGTTGCTGTTACCCAGAACTTTGTCAATTCAAAAAACTTCGAATATGTTTGTCTGGATATGGCTCCTGGTCGTCGTCATAGAGGACTTTGTCGTGCTGGATTGCTTGCTGTTGATGAAGACAGTTTTGCTGATGATGGGAATGATGCTACTAATGGTGACCTAAAAAGTCAAAACATTCCGGAAGATAAAGATTTCAGTTATGATATAAGCTTTTTATCTAAGTTTCTAGACGAGGAGAGAGACCATTACAACACTTTTTGGAGCCCCAGCAATTTTCTAGGACAAAGAGAACTGAGACAGTGGTTGCACAAGCTTTGGTCAGTAAAACCTGAAATGAGGGAGTTAATATGGAAGGTAGTTTACTTT
Coding sequences within:
- the LOC113331751 gene encoding F-box protein At1g78280-like; the protein is MEEESELSITATTSDMVPKDRRYEALGELRVMPDEIICSILEYLSPNDVVRISCVSSVLYILCNEEPLWMTLCLKEARGQLEYKDSWKKTTLRRQGVAHKYVEYCRKPLHFDGFNSFYLYRRWYRSNTTLAAYSFDQGYIERKKNLSLEEFQNEYDVKKPVLLTELAETWPARSSWTMDKLVKTYGDTAFKISQRSSKKVTMKFKDYVSYMNVQHDEDPLYIFDDKFGEVAPGLLNDYSVPHLFQEDLFDVLDGDQRPPYRWLIIGPERSGASWHVDPGLTSAWNTLLCGRKRWALYPPGRVPLGVTVHENEDDGDINIETPTSLQWWLDFYPLLADHDKPIECTQLPGETIFVPSGWWHCVLNLEATVAVTQNFVNSKNFEYVCLDMAPGRRHRGLCRAGLLAVDEDSFADDGNDATNGDLKSQNIPEDKDFSYDISFLSKFLDEERDHYNTFWSPSNFLGQRELRQWLHKLWSVKPEMRELIWKGACLALNVEKWSARMAEICAFHNFPSPSDDERFPVGTGSNPVYLTADRVIKICIEGGLESSIYGLGTELEFYDLLHKAGSPLKDHIPDVLACGILYLENGSYKTVSWDGKDVPDIIATSKLVSGENVAGDFPFGVWSKSKFDYKNVGEPTNESICAVACSIWPYIITTRCKGNIYAHLRDSLSWDDNLNLASFLGEQLQNLHLLPLPPLHSSTDSYNKQTMEAQLHQSNGDAEAGAEMCSVPEEWKLFLKTLVKRKKAISSTLTEWGDPVPSSLVQKLEEYIPDDLSNLLVLSKDKNGSSKALKSPVWVHSDVMDDNVHMLPCDPNDCSRQNPQTTSPTVNDLSLTNGNCGSRKRKWLPSNILDFSDLSVGDPILDIIPMHIDIFRGNSELLRRFLESYRSPLLRRKLSHEPEESGDKFGRLSYHAMCYTILHKENILGAIFALWKELRTAESWEEVEETVWGDLNKYEDSV